Proteins found in one Streptomyces sp. CB09001 genomic segment:
- the eccD gene encoding type VII secretion integral membrane protein EccD: MTASAPTGAPGGAGTGAGGPAAAGSGLGFCRVTIVAPDSRIDVALPDDVPVADLYPEILRFSQQSPAEGAPVGYHLVRRDGTVLDSARSFAAQRILDGELLTLRPFADSLPPAVFDDVSEAVASAVVHDRTLWDGALTRVACLVGAGVFPVLLAFVAWSSQVRHDMHSVQGILAAVAGVLLVTFACVRARVYRDRGSALALGLGALANVAVAGSGLVPLAAGQGIGRLQFLLACAAVLVASVVLTLVSPSGDSAFVAFVFSSVVGLLATFVAMLTDLEPMETAAVCAVLSVCALAFLPGLSLRFARLPIGFEPPNQPRGSYAADETGAPEPVDVERIAAQARRGHELLAGLVGGCALVSVGASIVLGFTGNVWAQLLTLATGVAMVMRAQLFRYTTQVAATLAAGLACLVFLGLGLAMNPPVEYVRDALQGDTTALDMRSVWLAAAVAAAVALVTAIGLITPRRGVTPFWGRFMEIAEVFVLLTLIPLALAVFDVYSAARSMAGD; encoded by the coding sequence ATGACGGCCTCCGCGCCGACCGGCGCGCCAGGCGGAGCAGGCACGGGTGCCGGAGGCCCGGCCGCCGCCGGTTCGGGGCTCGGCTTCTGCCGGGTCACGATCGTGGCGCCCGACAGCCGCATCGACGTGGCCCTGCCCGACGACGTGCCCGTCGCCGACCTGTACCCGGAGATCCTGCGGTTCTCCCAGCAGAGCCCGGCAGAGGGCGCGCCGGTCGGCTATCACCTCGTACGTCGTGACGGGACCGTACTCGACAGTGCCCGGTCCTTCGCGGCGCAGCGCATCCTGGACGGCGAGCTGCTCACGCTGCGTCCGTTCGCCGACTCCCTGCCCCCTGCGGTTTTCGACGACGTCTCGGAGGCGGTCGCCTCCGCCGTCGTCCACGACCGCACCCTGTGGGACGGCGCGCTCACCCGTGTGGCCTGCCTGGTCGGAGCGGGTGTGTTTCCCGTTCTGCTGGCGTTCGTGGCCTGGAGTTCCCAGGTCCGCCACGACATGCACAGCGTGCAGGGCATCCTCGCCGCGGTCGCCGGCGTCCTGCTCGTCACCTTCGCGTGCGTGCGCGCGCGGGTGTACAGGGACCGGGGCTCAGCCCTGGCTCTCGGCCTGGGCGCTCTCGCGAACGTCGCGGTGGCGGGCTCAGGGCTGGTCCCGCTCGCTGCGGGACAGGGCATCGGACGCCTCCAGTTCCTCCTGGCCTGCGCGGCGGTCCTGGTCGCCTCCGTCGTACTCACCCTGGTGTCACCGAGCGGCGACAGCGCCTTCGTGGCGTTCGTCTTCTCCTCGGTGGTCGGCCTGCTCGCGACGTTCGTGGCGATGCTGACGGACCTGGAGCCGATGGAGACGGCCGCGGTCTGTGCGGTCCTGTCGGTGTGCGCCCTCGCCTTCCTGCCGGGCCTGTCGCTGCGCTTCGCGCGGCTGCCCATCGGCTTCGAACCGCCCAACCAGCCGCGCGGCTCCTACGCGGCGGACGAGACCGGCGCGCCGGAACCCGTGGACGTCGAGCGCATCGCGGCCCAGGCCCGCCGTGGCCACGAGCTCCTCGCGGGACTGGTCGGCGGCTGCGCGTTGGTCTCCGTGGGGGCGTCGATCGTCCTTGGCTTCACGGGCAACGTGTGGGCGCAGCTCCTGACGCTCGCCACCGGCGTCGCGATGGTGATGCGGGCGCAGCTGTTCCGGTACACCACCCAGGTTGCCGCCACACTGGCCGCCGGGCTGGCCTGCCTGGTCTTCCTCGGTCTGGGACTGGCCATGAACCCGCCGGTGGAGTACGTGCGGGACGCGCTCCAGGGCGACACCACCGCCCTGGACATGCGCAGCGTCTGGCTGGCGGCGGCGGTCGCCGCGGCTGTGGCGCTGGTCACCGCGATCGGCCTGATCACTCCTCGGCGCGGTGTGACGCCCTTCTGGGGACGTTTCATGGAGATCGCCGAAGTCTTCGTGCTCCTGACACTGATCCCCTTGGCTCTCGCCGTGTTCGACGTCTACTCCGCGGCGCGGTCGATGGCAGGCGACTGA
- a CDS encoding DUF397 domain-containing protein produces MAEDKELRARKDRERDELYALDISGVEWHSAPGTEAHEERVEIAYLPEGAVAMRSSLDHDTVLRYTEAEWRAFVLGARDGEFDLEPAAERSGGDVE; encoded by the coding sequence ATGGCCGAGGACAAGGAACTCCGAGCACGCAAGGACCGGGAGCGGGACGAGCTCTACGCCCTCGACATCTCCGGCGTCGAATGGCACAGCGCGCCCGGCACCGAGGCTCATGAGGAACGGGTCGAGATCGCCTACCTGCCGGAGGGTGCCGTCGCCATGCGGTCGTCGCTCGACCACGACACCGTGCTTCGGTACACGGAGGCGGAGTGGCGGGCGTTCGTGCTCGGTGCGCGGGACGGGGAGTTCGATCTGGAGCCGGCCGCGGAGCGCTCCGGGGGCGACGTCGAGTAG
- the rpsO gene encoding 30S ribosomal protein S15 — translation MSLDAAVKKQIITEFGTKEGDTGSPEVQVALLSRRISDLTEHLKTHKHDHHSRRGLLILVGQRRRLLQYLAKKDIQRFRALVERLGIRRGAAGAR, via the coding sequence GTGTCGCTCGACGCCGCAGTGAAGAAGCAGATCATCACCGAGTTCGGTACCAAGGAGGGCGACACCGGCTCCCCCGAGGTCCAGGTCGCTCTGCTGTCCCGTCGGATCTCCGACCTGACCGAGCACCTCAAGACCCACAAGCACGACCACCACTCCCGTCGTGGTCTGCTCATCCTGGTCGGCCAGCGCCGCCGCCTGCTGCAGTACCTCGCCAAGAAGGACATCCAGCGCTTCCGTGCGCTGGTCGAGCGCCTCGGCATCCGCCGCGGTGCGGCGGGCGCCCGCTAG
- a CDS encoding polyribonucleotide nucleotidyltransferase, with protein MENETHYAEAVIDNGTFGTRTIRFETGRLARQAAGSAVAYLDDDTMVLSATSASKNPKDQLDFFPLTVDVEERMYAAGKIPGSFFRREGRPSEDAILTCRLIDRPLRPSFKKGLRNEIQVVATIMALNPDHLYDVVAINAASASTQLAGLPFSGPIGGVRVALIRGQWVAFPTHTELEDAVFDMVVAGRVLEDGDVAIMMVEAEATDKTIKLVEGGAEAPTEEVVAAGLDAAKPFIKVLCRAQADLAAKAAKPTGEFPIFLDFQDDVLEALTGAVKPELTQALTIAGKQEREAELDRVKGLAAEKLLPEFEGREKEISAAYRALTKSLVRERVIKEKKRIDGRGVTDIRTLAAEVEAIPRVHGSALFERGETQILGVTTLNMLRMEQQLDTLSPVTRKRYMHNYNFPPYSVGETGRVGSPKRREIGHGALAERAIVPVLPTREEFPYAIRQVSEALGSNGSTSMGSVCASTMSLLNAGVPLKAPVAGIAMGLISQEINGETHYVALTDILGAEDAFGDMDFKVAGTKEFVTALQLDTKLDGIPASVLAAALKQARDARLHILDVMMEAIDTPDEMSPNAPRIITVKIPVDKIGEVIGPKGKMINQIQEDTGADITIEDDGTIYIGAAQGSQAEAARATINGIANPTMPEVGERYLGTVVKTTTFGAFVSLLPGKDGLLHISQIRKLAGGKRVENVEDVLGVGAKVQVEIAEIDSRGKLSLIPVIEGEEGSEEKKDDADK; from the coding sequence GTGGAGAACGAGACCCACTACGCCGAAGCCGTGATCGACAACGGCACCTTCGGCACCCGCACCATCCGCTTCGAGACGGGCCGCCTGGCCCGTCAGGCCGCCGGTTCCGCCGTGGCGTACCTGGACGACGACACCATGGTGCTGTCGGCCACCAGCGCCTCCAAGAACCCCAAGGACCAGCTCGACTTCTTCCCGCTCACGGTGGACGTCGAGGAGCGGATGTACGCCGCCGGCAAGATCCCCGGCAGCTTCTTCCGTCGTGAGGGCCGGCCCTCCGAGGACGCGATCCTCACCTGCCGCCTCATCGACCGCCCGCTGCGCCCGTCCTTCAAGAAGGGCCTGCGCAACGAGATCCAGGTCGTCGCGACGATCATGGCCCTCAACCCCGACCACCTGTACGACGTCGTGGCGATCAACGCCGCCTCCGCGTCCACTCAGCTGGCCGGCCTGCCCTTCTCCGGTCCGATCGGCGGCGTCCGCGTCGCGCTGATCCGCGGCCAGTGGGTGGCCTTCCCGACGCACACCGAGCTCGAGGACGCCGTCTTCGACATGGTCGTCGCGGGCCGCGTGCTGGAGGACGGCGACGTCGCGATCATGATGGTCGAGGCCGAGGCCACCGACAAGACCATCAAGCTGGTCGAGGGCGGCGCCGAGGCGCCCACCGAGGAGGTCGTCGCCGCCGGTCTGGACGCCGCGAAGCCCTTCATCAAGGTGCTGTGCCGCGCCCAGGCCGACCTCGCCGCCAAGGCCGCCAAGCCGACCGGCGAGTTCCCGATCTTCCTGGACTTCCAGGACGACGTCCTCGAGGCGCTGACCGGCGCCGTCAAGCCCGAGCTGACGCAGGCGCTCACCATCGCCGGCAAGCAGGAGCGCGAGGCCGAGCTGGACCGCGTCAAGGGGCTCGCCGCCGAGAAGCTCCTCCCGGAGTTCGAGGGCCGCGAGAAGGAGATCTCCGCCGCGTACCGCGCGCTGACCAAGTCCCTGGTGCGCGAGCGCGTCATCAAGGAGAAGAAGCGCATCGACGGCCGCGGTGTCACCGACATCCGCACCCTGGCCGCCGAGGTCGAGGCCATCCCGCGCGTGCACGGTTCCGCCCTGTTCGAGCGTGGCGAGACCCAGATCCTGGGCGTCACCACCCTGAACATGCTCCGCATGGAGCAGCAGCTGGACACCCTCTCCCCGGTGACCCGCAAGCGCTACATGCACAACTACAACTTCCCGCCGTACTCCGTCGGCGAGACCGGCCGCGTCGGCTCCCCGAAGCGCCGCGAGATCGGCCACGGCGCCCTCGCCGAGCGCGCCATCGTGCCGGTGCTGCCGACGCGCGAGGAGTTCCCCTACGCGATCCGCCAGGTGTCCGAGGCCCTCGGCTCCAACGGCTCGACGTCCATGGGCTCGGTCTGCGCCTCCACCATGTCGCTGCTGAACGCCGGTGTGCCGCTGAAGGCCCCCGTCGCCGGCATCGCCATGGGCCTGATCTCCCAGGAGATCAACGGCGAGACGCACTACGTCGCCCTCACCGACATCCTCGGTGCGGAGGACGCCTTCGGCGACATGGACTTCAAGGTCGCCGGCACCAAGGAGTTCGTGACCGCCCTCCAGCTGGACACCAAGCTGGACGGCATCCCCGCCTCCGTCCTGGCCGCCGCCCTCAAGCAGGCCCGTGACGCCCGCCTCCACATCCTCGACGTGATGATGGAAGCGATCGACACGCCGGACGAGATGTCCCCGAACGCGCCGCGGATCATCACCGTGAAGATCCCCGTCGACAAGATCGGTGAGGTCATCGGCCCCAAGGGCAAGATGATCAACCAGATCCAGGAGGACACGGGCGCCGACATCACGATCGAGGACGACGGCACGATCTACATCGGTGCCGCCCAGGGCTCGCAGGCCGAGGCCGCGCGCGCCACGATCAACGGCATCGCCAACCCGACCATGCCCGAGGTCGGCGAGCGCTACCTGGGCACGGTCGTCAAGACGACCACCTTCGGCGCGTTCGTCTCCCTGCTGCCCGGCAAGGACGGTCTGCTGCACATCTCGCAGATCCGCAAGCTGGCCGGCGGCAAGCGCGTGGAGAACGTCGAGGACGTGCTCGGCGTGGGCGCCAAGGTCCAGGTCGAGATCGCCGAGATCGACTCCCGCGGCAAGCTCTCCCTGATCCCCGTGATCGAGGGCGAGGAAGGCAGCGAAGAGAAGAAGGACGACGCCGACAAGTGA
- a CDS encoding pitrilysin family protein gives MTSRSAKATARTSTEARAVARTQTLIKGEHGIGTVRRTTLPGGLRIVTETLPSVRSATFGIWAHVGSRDETPALNGATHYLEHLLFKGTRKRSALDISSAIDAVGGEMNAFTAKEYTCYYARVLDTDLPLAVDVVCDMLTGSLIREEDVDVERGAILEEIAMTEDDPGDCVHDLFAHTMFGDNALGRPVLGTVDTVNALTADRIRRFYRKHYDPTHLVVAAAGNVDHDKVVRQVRAAFEKAGALKDPAAQPLAPRDGRRTVRAAGRVELIGRKTEQAHVILGMPGLARTDERRWAMGVLNTALGGGMSSRLFQEVREKRGLAYSVYSYTSGFADCGLFGVYAGCRPSQVHDVLKICRDELDHVAEHGLTDDEIGRAVGQLQGSTVLGLEDTGALMNRIGKSELCWGEQMSVDDMLARIASVTPDDVRAVARDVLGRRPSLSVIGPLKDKQASRLHDAVA, from the coding sequence GTGACGTCCCGTAGCGCCAAGGCGACGGCCCGCACCTCCACGGAGGCGCGGGCCGTCGCCCGTACCCAAACGCTCATCAAGGGCGAGCACGGCATCGGCACGGTCCGCAGGACGACCCTCCCGGGCGGCCTGCGCATCGTCACCGAGACCCTCCCCTCGGTCCGCTCGGCGACCTTCGGCATCTGGGCCCACGTCGGTTCCCGCGACGAGACCCCGGCCCTGAACGGCGCCACCCACTACCTGGAGCACCTGCTCTTCAAGGGCACCCGCAAGCGCAGCGCCCTGGACATCTCCTCCGCCATCGACGCGGTCGGCGGCGAGATGAACGCGTTCACGGCGAAGGAGTACACGTGCTACTACGCGCGCGTACTCGACACCGACCTGCCGCTCGCCGTCGACGTGGTCTGCGACATGCTGACCGGCTCGCTGATCCGGGAGGAGGACGTCGACGTCGAGCGCGGCGCCATCCTCGAGGAGATCGCGATGACCGAGGACGACCCCGGCGACTGCGTGCACGACCTGTTCGCCCACACCATGTTCGGGGACAACGCGCTGGGCCGCCCCGTCCTCGGCACCGTCGACACGGTCAACGCCCTCACCGCCGACCGCATCCGCCGCTTCTACCGGAAGCACTACGACCCCACCCACCTGGTGGTGGCCGCGGCCGGCAACGTCGACCACGACAAGGTCGTACGCCAGGTCCGCGCCGCCTTCGAGAAGGCCGGCGCCCTCAAGGACCCGGCGGCGCAGCCGCTCGCCCCGCGTGACGGCAGGCGTACCGTCCGCGCCGCCGGCCGCGTCGAGCTGATCGGCCGCAAGACCGAGCAGGCCCACGTCATCCTCGGCATGCCGGGCCTGGCCCGCACCGACGAGCGCCGGTGGGCGATGGGCGTGCTCAACACGGCCCTCGGCGGAGGCATGTCCTCGCGCCTCTTCCAGGAGGTCCGGGAGAAGCGCGGCCTGGCCTACAGCGTGTACTCGTACACGTCGGGTTTCGCCGACTGCGGGCTCTTCGGCGTGTACGCGGGCTGCCGGCCCTCCCAGGTGCACGACGTGCTCAAGATCTGCCGCGACGAGCTGGACCACGTCGCCGAGCACGGCCTCACGGACGACGAGATCGGCCGCGCCGTCGGTCAGCTCCAGGGCTCCACGGTCCTCGGCCTGGAGGACACGGGCGCGCTGATGAACCGTATCGGCAAGAGCGAGCTGTGCTGGGGCGAGCAGATGTCCGTCGACGACATGCTGGCCCGGATAGCCTCGGTCACGCCGGACGACGTCCGCGCCGTCGCCCGCGACGTCCTGGGCCGACGGCCGTCCCTGTCGGTCATCGGCCCGCTCAAGGACAAGCAGGCGTCCCGGCTGCACGACGCCGTCGCCTGA
- the dapB gene encoding 4-hydroxy-tetrahydrodipicolinate reductase, with protein MSKLRVAVLGAKGRIGSEAVRAVEAAEDMELVAALGRGDSLEALAESGAQVAVELTTPASVMDNLDYCVRHGIHAVVGTTGWTDERLAQLNAWLDASPETGVLIAPNFSIGAVLTMKFAQIAAPYFESVEVVELHHPNKVDAPSGTATRTAQLIAAARQKAGSAPAPDATATALDGARGADVDGVPVHAIRLRGLLAHQEVLLGGEGETLTVRHDSLHHSSFMPGILLGARRVVTTPGLTFGLEHFLDLN; from the coding sequence ATGAGCAAGCTGCGCGTGGCCGTCCTCGGTGCCAAGGGCCGGATCGGCTCCGAGGCGGTACGGGCGGTCGAGGCCGCCGAGGACATGGAGCTGGTCGCCGCCCTCGGCCGGGGCGACAGCCTGGAGGCGCTGGCCGAGTCCGGCGCCCAGGTCGCCGTCGAGCTGACCACTCCCGCCTCGGTGATGGACAACCTCGACTACTGCGTACGCCACGGCATCCACGCCGTCGTCGGCACCACCGGCTGGACCGACGAGCGCCTCGCGCAGCTGAACGCGTGGCTCGACGCCTCCCCGGAGACCGGCGTGCTCATCGCGCCGAACTTCTCCATCGGCGCCGTACTGACCATGAAGTTCGCGCAGATCGCGGCCCCGTACTTCGAGTCCGTCGAGGTCGTCGAGCTGCACCACCCGAACAAGGTGGACGCCCCCAGCGGCACCGCCACCCGCACCGCCCAGCTGATCGCGGCGGCCCGGCAGAAGGCAGGCTCCGCACCGGCGCCCGACGCCACTGCCACCGCCCTGGACGGCGCCCGCGGGGCGGACGTGGACGGGGTCCCGGTGCACGCGATCCGGCTGCGCGGCCTGCTCGCCCACCAGGAGGTGCTGCTCGGCGGCGAGGGCGAGACCCTCACCGTGCGGCACGACTCCCTGCACCACAGCAGCTTCATGCCGGGCATCCTGCTGGGCGCCCGCCGGGTGGTCACCACTCCGGGCCTCACCTTCGGCCTGGAACACTTCCTGGACCTGAACTGA